The following proteins are encoded in a genomic region of Streptomyces collinus Tu 365:
- a CDS encoding YoaK family protein — protein sequence MTTPTAGPEGRGVRLVAVLLVLTVVSGLIDAVSYLGLGRVFTANMTGNVVVLGFAAAGAPGFSVPGTATSLVCFLLGAVAGGRAAARYGRGSRRSWARLILAAEALLVGVAAVVGFGRPGTTGTRYALIALTAFAMGLRNATVRRLGVPDLTTTVLTMTLTGLAADSRLGDGSGRRSPRRTASVVAMVVGAALGAWLVLHHGLGVPLLVAAAAAAVLAVVASGRE from the coding sequence ATGACGACACCGACGGCCGGCCCCGAGGGGCGCGGGGTGCGGCTGGTGGCCGTGCTGCTGGTGCTGACGGTGGTCAGCGGCCTGATCGACGCGGTGAGCTATCTGGGCCTCGGCCGGGTCTTCACCGCCAACATGACCGGCAACGTGGTGGTCCTCGGGTTCGCCGCCGCCGGGGCGCCCGGCTTCTCGGTCCCGGGCACCGCCACCTCGCTGGTGTGCTTCCTGCTGGGTGCGGTGGCCGGCGGCCGGGCGGCGGCACGGTACGGGCGGGGCTCGCGCCGCAGCTGGGCGCGGCTGATCCTCGCGGCGGAGGCGCTGCTGGTCGGGGTGGCGGCGGTGGTGGGCTTCGGCCGGCCGGGCACGACCGGCACCCGGTACGCCCTGATCGCGCTCACCGCCTTCGCGATGGGCCTGCGCAACGCCACCGTGCGCAGGCTGGGCGTGCCGGACCTGACGACGACGGTGCTGACGATGACCCTGACGGGCCTGGCCGCCGACTCCCGCCTCGGCGACGGCAGCGGCCGGCGCTCCCCGCGCCGTACGGCGTCGGTGGTCGCGATGGTCGTGGGTGCCGCGCTCGGCGCCTGGCTGGTCCTCCACCACGGTCTCGGCGTTCCGCTGCTGGTCGCGGCGGCGGCCGCGGCGGTGCTGGCCGTGGTGGCCTCGGGCCGCGAGTGA
- a CDS encoding cytochrome P450 — MHCPALPDGFDFTDPDLLQSRVPLPEFAELRRAEPVRWIPQSQGLAGFADEGYWAVTRHADVKYVSTHPELFSSTLNTAIIRFNEHIERDAIDAQRLILLNMDPPEHTRVRQIVQRGFTPRSVRALEDRLRARAEGIVTAARARSGPFDFVTEVACELPLQAIAELIGVPQEDRSKIFDWSNRMIAYDDPEYAITEEVGAQSAAEIIAYAMNMAAERKRCPAHDIVTTLVAAEDEGNLNSDEFGFFVLMLAVAGNETTRNAITHGMHAFLTHPAQWDLFKRERPATTAEEIVRWATPVNAFQRTATQDTELGGARIGKGDRVGLFYASANHDPEVFASPDAFDITRDPNPHLGFGGGGPHFCLGKSLAVLEIDLIFNALADAMPSLRLAGEPRRLRSAWINGVKELRVTTG; from the coding sequence ATGCACTGTCCCGCGCTGCCCGACGGGTTCGACTTCACCGACCCCGACCTGCTGCAAAGCCGCGTGCCCCTCCCGGAGTTCGCCGAGCTGCGCCGCGCCGAACCGGTCCGCTGGATCCCGCAGTCCCAGGGCCTCGCGGGCTTCGCCGACGAGGGCTACTGGGCCGTGACCCGGCACGCGGACGTCAAGTACGTCTCCACCCACCCGGAGCTCTTCTCCTCCACCCTCAACACCGCGATCATCCGCTTCAACGAGCACATCGAACGCGACGCGATCGACGCCCAGCGGCTGATCCTGCTGAACATGGACCCGCCCGAACACACCCGGGTCCGCCAGATCGTGCAGCGCGGCTTCACGCCGCGTTCCGTCCGGGCCCTGGAGGACCGGCTGCGCGCCCGCGCCGAGGGCATCGTCACCGCCGCCCGCGCCCGCTCGGGACCCTTCGACTTCGTCACCGAGGTCGCCTGCGAACTGCCCCTGCAGGCCATCGCCGAACTGATCGGCGTCCCCCAGGAGGACCGGTCGAAGATCTTCGACTGGTCCAACCGGATGATCGCCTACGACGACCCCGAGTACGCGATCACCGAGGAGGTCGGCGCGCAGTCCGCCGCCGAGATCATCGCCTACGCCATGAACATGGCCGCCGAACGCAAGCGATGCCCCGCCCACGACATCGTCACGACCCTCGTGGCCGCGGAGGACGAAGGCAACCTGAACTCCGACGAGTTCGGCTTCTTCGTGCTCATGCTGGCGGTGGCGGGCAACGAGACCACCCGCAACGCCATCACCCACGGCATGCACGCCTTCCTCACCCACCCCGCCCAGTGGGACCTCTTCAAGCGCGAGCGGCCGGCGACCACCGCCGAGGAGATAGTCCGCTGGGCGACCCCGGTCAACGCCTTCCAGCGCACGGCCACCCAGGACACCGAACTCGGCGGGGCCCGGATCGGGAAGGGCGACCGGGTGGGCCTGTTCTACGCCTCCGCCAACCACGACCCCGAGGTCTTCGCCTCGCCCGACGCCTTCGACATCACCCGCGACCCCAACCCGCACCTCGGCTTCGGCGGCGGTGGTCCCCACTTCTGCCTCGGCAAGTCCCTCGCGGTCCTGGAGATCGACCTGATCTTCAACGCCCTGGCGGACGCGATGCCGTCCCTGCGCCTGGCCGGCGAACCGCGCCGGCTGCGCTCCGCCTGGATCAACGGCGTCAAGGAACTCCGGGTCACCACGGGCTGA
- a CDS encoding steroid 3-ketoacyl-CoA thiolase — MAAEPVIVEAVRTPIGKRGGALAHLHPAYLLGETYRELLGRTGIPADAVEQIVGGTVTHAGEQSMNPARTAWLAMGLPYETAATTVDCQCGSSQQASHMVANMVAAGVIDVGISCGVEAMSRVPLGSGSKHGPGKPFPDEWNVDLPNQFEAAERIARHRGLTRADVDALGLLSQERAAHAWAEERFKRETFAVQVPTTEEEQHAGQGMWRLVDRDEGLRDTSPEALAGLKPVMPTAVHTAGNSSQISDGAAAVMWASKRMARALKLRPRARIVAQALVGADPHFHLDGPVDATHAVLGKAGMTLRDIDLVEINEAFASVVLSWARVFEQDLEKVNVNGGAIALGHPVGATGARLITTALHELERADKEFALITMCAGGGLATGTIIQRL, encoded by the coding sequence ATGGCCGCGGAACCCGTGATCGTCGAAGCCGTACGCACCCCGATCGGCAAGCGCGGCGGCGCGCTCGCCCATCTGCACCCCGCCTACCTGCTGGGCGAGACCTACCGTGAACTGCTCGGCCGCACCGGCATCCCAGCCGACGCGGTCGAGCAGATCGTCGGCGGCACGGTGACCCACGCCGGCGAGCAGTCCATGAACCCCGCGCGCACGGCGTGGCTGGCCATGGGGCTGCCGTACGAGACGGCGGCGACGACCGTCGACTGCCAGTGCGGCTCCTCGCAGCAGGCCTCGCACATGGTGGCCAACATGGTGGCCGCCGGTGTGATCGACGTCGGCATCAGCTGCGGGGTCGAGGCGATGTCCCGGGTGCCGCTGGGCTCGGGCTCCAAGCACGGGCCCGGCAAACCGTTCCCGGACGAGTGGAACGTGGACCTGCCCAACCAGTTCGAGGCGGCCGAGCGGATCGCCCGGCACCGCGGCCTGACCCGCGCGGACGTGGACGCGCTCGGCCTGCTCTCGCAGGAGCGGGCGGCGCACGCCTGGGCGGAGGAGCGCTTCAAGCGGGAGACCTTCGCCGTGCAGGTGCCCACCACGGAGGAGGAGCAGCACGCCGGGCAGGGCATGTGGCGTCTCGTGGACCGGGACGAGGGGCTGCGCGACACCTCGCCGGAGGCGCTGGCGGGGCTGAAGCCGGTCATGCCGACCGCCGTCCACACCGCCGGGAACTCCTCGCAGATCTCCGACGGCGCCGCGGCCGTCATGTGGGCGTCCAAGCGCATGGCGCGCGCCCTGAAGCTGAGGCCGCGCGCCCGGATCGTCGCCCAGGCGCTGGTCGGCGCGGACCCGCACTTCCACCTCGACGGCCCCGTCGACGCCACCCACGCCGTGCTGGGCAAGGCGGGCATGACCCTGCGGGACATCGACCTGGTCGAGATCAACGAGGCGTTCGCCTCCGTCGTGCTGAGCTGGGCCCGGGTCTTCGAGCAGGACCTGGAGAAGGTGAACGTCAACGGCGGCGCGATCGCGCTCGGCCACCCGGTCGGCGCGACCGGCGCCCGCCTCATCACCACCGCCCTGCACGAGCTGGAACGCGCCGACAAGGAGTTCGCACTGATCACGATGTGCGCGGGCGGCGGACTCGCGACCGGCACCATCATCCAGCGCCTGTAG
- the proP gene encoding glycine betaine/L-proline transporter ProP: MATVTAVTPSLKIPRARKTSDVTVTDPALVKRAVKAAALGNAMEWFDFGVYSYIAVTLGKVFFPSGNPTAQLLSTFGAFAAAFLVRPLGGMVFGPLGDRVGRQKVLAVTMIMMAAGTFAIGLIPSYATIGVGAPLLLLAARLVQGFSTGGEYAGASTFIAEYAPDRRRGFFGSWLEFGTLAGYIGGAGLVTLMTALLSTHDLLSWGWRIPFLIAGPMGIIGLYLRMRLEETPAFAAEVEKAEAARPKVPLREMVAGQWKALLLCMGLVLVFNVTDYMLLSYMPSYLTSELKYDETHGLLVVLAVMALMMIVQPFAGALTDRVGRRPVIAVGCAGFLLLSVPALLLIRQGSLLAVGLGMGALGLLLVCFTAAMPAALPALFPTRVRYGSLSIGFNVSVSLFGGTTPLVVTALIGATGNMMMPAYYMMAAAVVGGFAVWRMTESAGRPLPGSAPSVERS, encoded by the coding sequence TTGGCGACCGTCACAGCCGTCACCCCCTCCCTGAAGATCCCCAGGGCCCGCAAGACGTCCGACGTCACCGTCACCGACCCCGCGCTCGTCAAGCGCGCCGTGAAGGCGGCCGCGCTCGGCAACGCGATGGAGTGGTTCGACTTCGGTGTCTACAGCTACATCGCGGTCACCCTGGGCAAGGTCTTCTTCCCCTCGGGCAACCCCACCGCGCAGCTGCTCTCCACCTTCGGCGCCTTCGCCGCGGCCTTCCTGGTCCGCCCGCTCGGCGGCATGGTCTTCGGCCCGCTGGGCGACCGCGTGGGACGCCAGAAGGTCCTCGCCGTCACCATGATCATGATGGCGGCCGGCACCTTCGCGATCGGCCTGATCCCGTCGTACGCGACGATCGGCGTCGGAGCGCCGCTGCTCCTGCTGGCCGCCCGCCTGGTGCAGGGGTTCTCCACCGGCGGCGAGTACGCGGGCGCCTCGACGTTCATCGCCGAGTACGCACCGGACCGCAGGCGCGGCTTCTTCGGGAGCTGGCTGGAGTTCGGCACGCTGGCCGGGTACATCGGCGGCGCGGGCCTGGTCACCCTGATGACCGCCCTGCTGTCCACGCACGACCTGCTCTCCTGGGGCTGGCGGATCCCGTTCCTGATCGCTGGCCCGATGGGCATCATCGGCCTCTACCTGCGGATGCGCCTGGAGGAGACCCCGGCCTTCGCCGCCGAGGTCGAGAAGGCGGAAGCCGCCCGGCCCAAGGTGCCGCTGCGCGAGATGGTCGCGGGGCAGTGGAAGGCGCTGCTGCTGTGCATGGGCCTGGTGCTGGTCTTCAACGTCACCGACTACATGCTGCTGTCGTACATGCCCAGCTACCTCACCAGTGAGCTGAAGTACGACGAGACCCACGGGCTGCTGGTCGTGCTCGCCGTGATGGCGCTGATGATGATCGTCCAGCCGTTCGCCGGCGCCCTGACCGACCGGGTCGGCCGCCGCCCCGTGATCGCCGTGGGCTGCGCGGGCTTCCTGCTGCTGTCCGTCCCGGCCCTGCTGCTGATCCGCCAGGGCAGCCTGCTGGCCGTCGGGCTCGGCATGGGCGCCCTGGGTCTGCTGCTGGTCTGCTTCACCGCCGCCATGCCCGCCGCGCTGCCCGCGCTCTTCCCGACCCGGGTCCGCTACGGCTCCCTGTCGATCGGCTTCAACGTGTCGGTGTCCCTGTTCGGCGGCACCACCCCGCTGGTGGTCACCGCGCTGATCGGCGCGACCGGCAACATGATGATGCCCGCGTACTACATGATGGCCGCCGCCGTCGTGGGCGGCTTCGCGGTCTGGCGGATGACCGAGTCCGCCGGCCGCCCGCTCCCGGGCTCGGCACCGTCGGTCGAACGCAGCTGA
- a CDS encoding O-methyltransferase translates to MSGSQLWDDVDFYFSSHLAPDDEALQAALRDSEAAGLPHIAVTAPQGKFLQLLAQIQGARNILEIGTLGGYSTIWLGRALPADGRLISLEYNAKHADVATRNIARAGLERIVEVRVGPALESLPKLADENPAPFDLVFIDADKANNRHYVEWALRLSRAGSLIVLDNVVRGGGVTDAESSAPDIVGTRAAIDLIASHPRLTGTAVQTVGSKGYDGFALARVLG, encoded by the coding sequence ATGAGCGGTTCGCAGCTCTGGGACGACGTCGACTTCTACTTCAGCAGCCATCTGGCACCGGACGACGAGGCGCTGCAAGCGGCCCTGCGCGACAGCGAGGCCGCCGGGCTGCCGCACATCGCCGTCACGGCGCCCCAGGGCAAGTTCCTGCAACTGCTCGCGCAGATCCAGGGCGCGCGGAACATCCTGGAGATCGGCACCCTCGGCGGCTACAGCACGATCTGGCTGGGCCGCGCCCTGCCCGCCGACGGCCGGCTGATCTCCCTGGAGTACAACGCCAAGCACGCGGACGTGGCGACCCGCAACATCGCCCGCGCGGGCCTGGAGCGGATCGTGGAGGTGCGGGTCGGGCCTGCGCTGGAGTCGCTGCCCAAGCTCGCCGACGAGAACCCCGCCCCCTTCGATCTGGTCTTCATCGACGCCGACAAGGCGAACAACCGGCACTACGTGGAGTGGGCGCTGCGGCTCTCCCGCGCGGGCAGCCTCATCGTGCTGGACAACGTGGTGCGCGGCGGCGGGGTCACCGACGCCGAGAGCTCGGCCCCCGACATCGTCGGCACCCGCGCCGCCATCGACCTGATCGCCTCCCACCCCCGGCTCACCGGCACCGCGGTCCAGACGGTGGGCAGCAAGGGGTACGACGGCTTCGCGCTGGCCCGGGTGCTGGGCTGA
- a CDS encoding FHA domain-containing protein, protein MLELTMATVSGADAGATAGMTMADAPSEPGAVLRVGRDAAVCRLVTPEDWLFVSRVHLEFQCGPDGVWQLSWLRGSQAEPSAEVRLIVGEYAQTVAYGGAVQLPRGGSGEVVVQDRTGPRSVNVGFYHEA, encoded by the coding sequence GTGCTCGAACTGACCATGGCCACCGTCTCCGGGGCCGACGCGGGCGCCACGGCCGGCATGACGATGGCCGACGCGCCCAGCGAGCCGGGCGCCGTGCTGCGGGTGGGCCGGGACGCGGCCGTGTGCCGGCTCGTCACCCCCGAGGACTGGCTGTTCGTCTCCCGGGTCCACCTCGAGTTCCAGTGCGGCCCCGACGGCGTCTGGCAGTTGTCCTGGCTGCGCGGCTCGCAGGCCGAGCCGTCCGCCGAAGTCCGGCTGATCGTCGGGGAGTACGCGCAGACCGTTGCCTACGGCGGGGCGGTGCAGCTGCCCCGCGGCGGCTCCGGCGAGGTCGTCGTACAGGACCGCACCGGACCGCGCAGCGTCAACGTGGGCTTCTACCACGAGGCGTGA
- a CDS encoding DUF1992 domain-containing protein — protein sequence MTERKPPGVPFESWVDKQIRDAQGRGEFEGLPGVGEPLPADLYSTYDELWWVKRKMAREGLAVLPPALALRKEAEDALAAAYAAPSERAVRQIITEVNVKIRDMMFKPPPGPPLGKKPYDVDEVVQEWRRLRAAAKDARVTDA from the coding sequence ATGACCGAGCGAAAGCCACCCGGTGTCCCGTTCGAGTCGTGGGTCGACAAGCAGATCCGCGACGCACAGGGCCGGGGCGAGTTCGAGGGGCTGCCGGGCGTGGGCGAGCCGCTGCCCGCGGATCTGTACTCCACGTACGACGAACTGTGGTGGGTCAAGCGGAAGATGGCCCGCGAGGGGCTCGCGGTGCTGCCGCCCGCGCTGGCCCTGCGCAAGGAGGCCGAGGACGCCCTCGCGGCGGCCTACGCGGCCCCCTCGGAGCGGGCCGTCCGGCAGATCATCACCGAGGTCAACGTGAAGATCCGCGACATGATGTTCAAACCGCCGCCGGGACCGCCGCTGGGCAAGAAGCCGTACGACGTCGACGAGGTCGTACAGGAGTGGCGCAGGCTGCGGGCGGCGGCGAAGGACGCGCGGGTCACGGACGCCTAG
- a CDS encoding GNAT family N-acetyltransferase, translated as MTWTVAPEPYDSPAALALWRAYYTEVSDRWYLLHEGHRTDPAELERAIAATTGAELAAPKGELLIARYDGEPAGSAGVRLLDAETAELTRVFVPEGMRGRGGAPLLVAAAEEAARSLGARRMVLDTRGDLVEARALYARLGYTETGPHNDDPYAEHWFRKELPGTGAVSGRPAP; from the coding sequence ATGACATGGACCGTCGCCCCGGAGCCGTACGACTCGCCGGCCGCCCTCGCGCTGTGGCGGGCGTACTACACGGAGGTCAGCGACCGCTGGTACCTGCTGCACGAGGGGCACCGCACCGACCCGGCCGAGCTGGAGCGCGCGATCGCCGCCACGACCGGTGCCGAACTCGCGGCGCCGAAGGGCGAGTTGCTGATCGCCCGGTACGACGGCGAGCCGGCCGGATCGGCGGGCGTCCGGCTGCTCGACGCCGAGACCGCCGAACTCACCCGGGTGTTCGTGCCCGAGGGGATGCGCGGCCGGGGCGGGGCCCCGCTCCTGGTGGCCGCCGCCGAGGAGGCGGCCCGCTCCCTGGGGGCGCGGCGGATGGTCCTCGACACCCGCGGCGACCTGGTGGAGGCCCGCGCCCTGTACGCGCGGCTCGGCTACACGGAGACCGGGCCGCACAACGACGACCCGTACGCCGAGCACTGGTTCCGCAAGGAGCTGCCGGGCACCGGGGCCGTCAGCGGGCGTCCCGCGCCGTGA
- a CDS encoding MDR family MFS transporter — translation MALDTHGTAKDAHAEEHVAGNVLVSIGALLLGLLLAALDQTIVSTALPTIVSDLGGLEHLSWVVTAYLLASTAATPLWGKLGDQYGRKRLFQTAIVIFLIGSALCGMAQDMPQLIGFRALQGLGGGGLMVLSMAIVGDIVPPRERGRYQGLFGAVFGATSVLGPLLGGLFTEHLSWRWVFYVNVPVGIIALGVIATALRIPRKSARHVIDYLGTFLIAAVATCLVLVASLGGTTWRWSSPQIIGLIVLGVVLAVAFVGVESRAAEPVLPLKLFRIRTFTLSAVISFIVGFAMFGAMTYLPTFLQVVHGVSPTVSGIYMLPMVFGLLLSSTVSGQIVSRTGRWKAFPIAGTAVTAIGLLLLHRLDENSSTAEMSVYFFVFGLGLGLVMQVLVLIVQNAVSYEDLGVATSGATFFRSIGASFGVAIFGTVFAARLADKLADAFRGVRLPPGVSADALKADPRGIAALPASLRTPALHAFASAITDVFLYAAPVALLGFVLAWFLKEDRLRGSVTAPDLSETIPPNPVERSSNDEVGRALSVLGTREGRREVYRKITERAGSDLLPAAGWMLLRIRRFGSVEPGMLAERTDVPLEVVLAAERQLEERRLVARQGLDLTLTDSGRLIAERLARAREDSLAELLGDWWRPGCSEDLSRLVRDLSGELCGSERERPHTVTARDAR, via the coding sequence ATGGCCCTGGACACGCACGGTACGGCGAAGGACGCGCACGCCGAGGAGCACGTCGCCGGCAATGTGCTCGTCTCGATCGGCGCCCTGCTGCTCGGGTTGCTGCTCGCCGCGCTCGACCAGACCATCGTGTCGACCGCGCTGCCCACCATCGTCAGCGACCTGGGCGGCCTGGAGCACCTGTCCTGGGTGGTGACCGCCTACCTGCTCGCCTCGACCGCCGCGACCCCGCTGTGGGGCAAGCTCGGCGACCAGTACGGCCGCAAGAGGCTGTTCCAGACCGCGATCGTCATCTTCCTGATCGGGTCCGCGCTGTGCGGCATGGCTCAGGACATGCCGCAGCTGATCGGCTTCCGGGCGCTGCAGGGCCTGGGCGGCGGCGGGCTGATGGTGCTGTCGATGGCGATCGTCGGGGACATCGTGCCGCCCCGCGAACGCGGCCGCTACCAGGGGCTGTTCGGCGCCGTGTTCGGCGCGACCAGCGTGCTCGGGCCGCTGCTGGGCGGTCTGTTCACCGAACACCTCAGCTGGCGCTGGGTGTTCTACGTCAACGTGCCCGTCGGGATCATCGCGCTGGGCGTGATCGCCACCGCGCTGCGCATCCCGCGCAAGAGCGCCCGCCACGTCATCGACTACCTCGGCACCTTCCTGATCGCCGCGGTCGCCACCTGCCTGGTGCTGGTCGCCTCGCTCGGCGGCACGACCTGGCGCTGGAGCTCGCCGCAGATCATCGGGCTCATCGTGCTGGGTGTCGTCCTCGCCGTCGCCTTCGTCGGGGTGGAGAGCCGGGCCGCCGAACCCGTCCTGCCGCTCAAGCTGTTCCGCATCCGCACCTTCACCCTGTCCGCCGTCATCAGCTTCATCGTCGGCTTCGCCATGTTCGGCGCGATGACGTACCTGCCGACCTTCCTCCAGGTGGTCCACGGCGTCTCGCCGACCGTGTCCGGGATCTACATGCTGCCGATGGTGTTCGGCCTGCTGCTCTCCTCCACCGTCTCCGGGCAGATCGTCAGCCGCACCGGCCGCTGGAAGGCCTTCCCGATCGCGGGCACCGCCGTCACCGCGATCGGCCTGCTCCTGCTGCACCGGCTCGACGAGAACAGCTCGACCGCCGAGATGAGCGTCTACTTCTTCGTCTTCGGCCTGGGCCTCGGCCTGGTCATGCAGGTGCTCGTACTGATCGTGCAGAACGCGGTGTCGTACGAGGACCTCGGCGTCGCCACCTCGGGCGCGACCTTCTTCCGCTCCATCGGCGCGTCCTTCGGCGTCGCCATCTTCGGCACCGTCTTCGCCGCCCGCCTCGCCGACAAGCTCGCCGACGCCTTCCGCGGCGTGCGGCTGCCGCCCGGCGTCTCGGCCGACGCGCTCAAGGCCGACCCGCGCGGCATCGCCGCCCTGCCCGCCTCGCTGCGCACACCGGCCCTGCACGCCTTCGCGTCCGCGATCACCGACGTGTTCCTCTACGCCGCTCCGGTCGCGCTCCTCGGCTTCGTGCTGGCCTGGTTCCTGAAGGAGGACCGGCTGCGCGGCTCGGTCACCGCGCCGGACCTGTCCGAGACCATCCCGCCCAACCCGGTCGAGCGCTCCTCGAACGACGAGGTCGGCCGCGCCCTGTCGGTGCTGGGCACCCGCGAGGGCCGCCGGGAGGTCTACCGGAAGATCACCGAGCGGGCCGGGAGCGACCTGCTGCCCGCCGCCGGCTGGATGCTGCTGCGCATCCGCAGATTCGGCTCGGTGGAGCCGGGGATGCTCGCCGAACGCACCGACGTCCCCCTGGAGGTCGTCCTCGCCGCGGAACGCCAGCTGGAGGAGCGGCGCCTGGTCGCCCGCCAGGGACTGGACCTGACGCTCACCGACTCCGGCCGCCTGATCGCCGAACGGCTCGCCCGGGCACGCGAGGATTCCCTGGCCGAACTGCTCGGCGACTGGTGGCGGCCGGGCTGTTCCGAGGACCTGTCCCGGCTGGTGCGGGACCTGTCGGGCGAGCTGTGCGGCTCGGAGCGCGAGCGGCCGCACACCGTCACGGCGCGGGACGCCCGCTGA
- a CDS encoding peptidoglycan-binding domain-containing protein — protein MTEPTGLTCPECGAPRGPDNTPSCDCTRRAADALRDARTAEAAAAEDFDPLRIRPYVEVTGAPEDEAAVGRPGATVADAAEPRPGPAGGTGEPGGVAPLLPGRQPPDGAGPESGEVPAGQARRPSRRPLLVSAAAAGVVVAVAAGVASGLLSYHAPSRNRVAQEVRQSVPEVTATATSSAPASPAPRHTGPARTTPPARPTPSPTLSSPSPSPTVSRGASHPASPSPSAGSPKAAPTGRPPVLRLGDEGPEVTELQLRLKQLNLYGDQVTGVFTRPVQDAVRNYQLARGIVSDDLGVYGPATRASLEAETSEP, from the coding sequence GTGACGGAACCGACGGGCCTCACCTGCCCCGAGTGCGGTGCGCCGAGGGGACCGGACAACACCCCGTCCTGCGACTGCACCCGCCGCGCCGCGGACGCCCTGCGCGACGCCCGCACGGCCGAGGCAGCGGCGGCGGAGGACTTCGACCCCCTGCGCATCCGCCCGTACGTCGAGGTCACGGGGGCACCGGAGGACGAGGCAGCGGTGGGCCGGCCGGGGGCGACGGTCGCCGATGCCGCCGAGCCGCGGCCGGGCCCGGCCGGTGGGACCGGTGAGCCGGGTGGTGTCGCTCCCCTGCTGCCGGGCCGGCAACCGCCGGACGGGGCGGGCCCGGAGAGTGGTGAGGTTCCCGCCGGACAGGCGAGGCGTCCTTCGCGGCGGCCCCTCCTGGTGTCGGCCGCCGCGGCCGGGGTCGTGGTCGCGGTCGCGGCCGGAGTCGCGAGCGGGCTGCTCTCCTACCACGCGCCGTCGCGTAACCGGGTGGCCCAGGAGGTGCGGCAGAGCGTGCCCGAGGTGACGGCCACGGCCACCTCGTCGGCACCCGCGTCGCCCGCTCCGCGCCACACGGGCCCGGCGCGCACGACCCCGCCGGCCCGGCCGACCCCGTCGCCCACCCTCTCCTCGCCCTCCCCGTCACCGACGGTCTCGCGCGGCGCGTCCCACCCGGCTTCGCCGAGCCCGTCGGCCGGCAGTCCGAAGGCCGCGCCGACCGGCCGGCCCCCGGTGCTGCGCCTGGGCGACGAGGGCCCCGAGGTCACCGAACTGCAGCTCCGCCTGAAGCAGCTCAACCTGTACGGCGACCAGGTGACCGGCGTCTTCACCCGCCCCGTGCAGGACGCCGTGCGCAACTACCAGTTGGCCCGCGGCATCGTCTCCGACGACCTCGGCGTCTACGGCCCGGCCACCAGGGCGAGCCTGGAGGCGGAGACGTCCGAGCCGTGA
- a CDS encoding HAD-IA family hydrolase, translating to MPATVLTARALLLDMDGTLVNSDAVVERIWRRWAERHGLDGDEVMKVVHGRQGHASMAVLLPDRPVRQNLADNARMLAEETADLDGVIEVPGAAAFLASLHGLPHALVTSADVALSTARMAAAGLPLPEVRVTAESVGASKPDPEGFLKGAAELGVAPADCVVFEDSGAGVAAGKAAGMRVVGVGPRAGAHGPDVVVPDLTHVRVEAAADGAIRLHLGAHEG from the coding sequence ATGCCGGCCACCGTCCTCACCGCCCGCGCCCTCCTGCTCGACATGGACGGCACCCTCGTCAACTCGGACGCCGTGGTCGAACGCATCTGGCGGCGCTGGGCCGAGCGGCACGGCCTGGACGGCGACGAGGTGATGAAGGTCGTGCACGGCCGGCAGGGCCACGCCTCGATGGCGGTGCTGCTGCCCGACCGGCCGGTGCGGCAGAACCTCGCCGACAACGCCCGCATGCTCGCGGAGGAGACCGCCGACCTGGACGGCGTGATCGAGGTGCCCGGCGCGGCCGCGTTCCTCGCCTCCCTGCACGGCCTGCCGCACGCCCTGGTGACCTCGGCCGACGTCGCCCTGTCCACCGCCCGGATGGCCGCCGCCGGCCTGCCGCTGCCCGAGGTCCGCGTCACGGCGGAGTCGGTCGGCGCGAGCAAGCCGGACCCGGAGGGCTTCCTCAAGGGCGCCGCCGAACTCGGCGTCGCCCCCGCGGACTGCGTCGTCTTCGAGGACTCCGGCGCGGGTGTCGCGGCGGGGAAGGCCGCCGGGATGCGCGTCGTGGGCGTCGGACCACGGGCCGGTGCCCACGGCCCCGACGTGGTCGTCCCCGACCTCACCCACGTGCGGGTCGAGGCCGCCGCGGACGGGGCGATACGGCTGCACCTGGGCGCCCACGAGGGCTGA